The window CCACCTGCTTTCGCCACGCGCAGCGGATCGCATGAACTGGCAGACCACCTGGAGCGAGCGCGCCCACTTCGTCATTTTCGATGCCGCTTATGGCGACGGCGCGGCCTTTCAAAAGACGCTGCACGCCTGGCGCAACGATCCGCAGCGGCCCGCGCGCCTGCATTACATTGCGCTGGCAAATGAAGCACTGCCCGGCTATCGGCGCATTCCGCAAATTGAAGACGCGGTGACGCTCGACCTGCTCACCGCGCCGCTCGACACTGCCCTCGAACAACTGACCGCGCGCCTGGATGCCATCTGGCTGCACGACATTGGCGACGCCGGCCCCCGCTTTGCGCACGCGCTGGGCAAACTGGCCGAACCCGGCGCGCTGCTCGACGCCGACGGCCTCACGCACACGCAGATGGCGACCCTGGCGCGCGCCGGCTTTGCCTGGGAACCCGGCGTGCAGCGCGCGGTCTATGCCAGCCGCCGTCCCCAAGCCGGGCCGGCAGCACCGCGCGCGCGCCGCGCCATCGTGATCGGTGCGGGCCTGGCCGGCGCGGCAGCCTGCGAGCGCCTGTGCGCGCGCGGCTGGCAGGTGACGCTGATCGAACGCCACGCGCAGCCGGCGCGTGAAGCGTCCGGCAACCTGGCCGGCATCACCATGCCGCTGCTTTCAAAAGACGATAATCTCATGACGCGCCTGTCGCGCGCCGCCTTCCTGTATGCGCAAGCCTACTGGGACCGCATTGGCGAGAACGGCATCGACAGCGCGCGTTGCGGCGTGCTGCAACTGGCGCGCGACGCCGCGCATGCCGACGTGCAGCGCGCCATCGCGGCAAGCCACGCCTACCCCGCCGATTTCGCCGAATGGCTGGAAGCGCCGGCCGCGGGCGAGCTGCTTGGCGCACCCGCGCCCGATGGCGCCTGGCTGTTCCGCCAGGGCGGCTGGATACGGCCCGCCAGCGCCTGCGGCGCCATGCTTACCGCCTGCGGCGAGGCGCTGGTGCGGCACTTCGGCGCCGGCACCGTGACCTTGGAAAAGCGCGGCGCCGACTGGTGCGCCATCGACGCCGCCGGCGAGGTGCTGGCGCAAGCGCCGGTGGTGGTGCTGGCCAACGGCACCGGCGCGGCCGACGTGGCGTTCGCCGCCGGCCTGCCTTTGTCCCCCGTGCGTGGCCAGGTGACCCACCTGGCCCAGGGCGCCGCGCCGGCGCTGCCCTTCGTGCTGTGCCGCGAAGCCTATCTGACGCCGGCCGTGGGCGGCATGCACAGCCTGGGCGCGAGCTACGACGACGATGCCGACCCGGCCCTGCGCCAGAGCAGCCAGGACGAGAACCTGGCAAAGATCCGCACCATGCTGGGCGATCCGGCGCTTGGACGCGACGCGCCGCTGCAGGGGAGGGTCGGCTTTCGCTGCGTGGCGCCGGACCGCATGCCGCTGGTGGGCGCCTTGCCGGACCCCGACGCGGCGGGCCGCATCGAACGCCTGCGCGACGTGCCGCGCCACGCCGGCGTGTATGGCCTGCTCGGCTACGCTTCGCGCGGCCTGACCTGGGCACCGCTGGCGGCCGAACTGCTGGCCGCGCAGCTTAACGGCGAGCCCTTGCCGCTGGAGGCCGACCTGGTCGCGGCGCTCGATCCGGCCCGTTTCCTGCTGCGCGAACGGCGCCGTGGCGAGGTAGGATAGCGAACCGGGCACGGTGTCATCCGGTTATAATTGGCATGCAGCAACTCTTTTGCAACTGATCGCCGCGCCCAGCGTGGCTGGAGCCGAGCACGATGGACGATGCGCCCGAGTCGAACGAGCTGTTTCTGTTTCTTGCGTCCACTGCGCACGATATGAAAAACTCTGTCAGCGTGCTGAGCGGCACGCTGGAGACCTTGCTTGCCAACGCCGCGCCCGGCACGGAGACGGCCTATCCGCAGATGGCGCACATGCTGTACCAGACCAAGCGCCTGAACGACAACCTGATCCAGCTGCTGGCCCTGTACAAGCAGGTCGGCAAACCCGCTTATCCCTTCGACATGCAGCCGCTGGCGATGGGCGACCTGGTGGCGCAGGTGGCGGGCGCCAGCCGCATCCTGCTCGACTCGCGCCATATCAAGCTGGAAACGAGTGCCGATCCGGACCTGGTCTGGCATGTGGACGAAGATCTGATCGTCGGCGTGCTCGGCCATGCGATCAACAATGCCATCCATTACACCAAAGACACGATCCGCCTCGTCATCGGCGTGGTCGACGGCGACCTCGAGATCCGGATCGAAGACAACGGCGCCGGCTACTCGGCCGCCATGCTGGAGGCCGGCGTATCGGCCACGCTTGGTGCCAGGGCGGGCGTGAATTTTTTGACCAACAGCACCGGCCTGGGTCTGTATTTCTCCAGCGAAGTGGCCAAGATGCACAAGCACCGCCAGCGCGCGGGCCGCCTGCGCCTGGAAAACGGCGGCACTTACGGCGGCGCCTGCTTCGTG of the Massilia violaceinigra genome contains:
- the mnmC gene encoding FAD-dependent 5-carboxymethylaminomethyl-2-thiouridine(34) oxidoreductase MnmC, translated to MNWQTTWSERAHFVIFDAAYGDGAAFQKTLHAWRNDPQRPARLHYIALANEALPGYRRIPQIEDAVTLDLLTAPLDTALEQLTARLDAIWLHDIGDAGPRFAHALGKLAEPGALLDADGLTHTQMATLARAGFAWEPGVQRAVYASRRPQAGPAAPRARRAIVIGAGLAGAAACERLCARGWQVTLIERHAQPAREASGNLAGITMPLLSKDDNLMTRLSRAAFLYAQAYWDRIGENGIDSARCGVLQLARDAAHADVQRAIAASHAYPADFAEWLEAPAAGELLGAPAPDGAWLFRQGGWIRPASACGAMLTACGEALVRHFGAGTVTLEKRGADWCAIDAAGEVLAQAPVVVLANGTGAADVAFAAGLPLSPVRGQVTHLAQGAAPALPFVLCREAYLTPAVGGMHSLGASYDDDADPALRQSSQDENLAKIRTMLGDPALGRDAPLQGRVGFRCVAPDRMPLVGALPDPDAAGRIERLRDVPRHAGVYGLLGYASRGLTWAPLAAELLAAQLNGEPLPLEADLVAALDPARFLLRERRRGEVG
- a CDS encoding sensor histidine kinase; this translates as MKNSVSVLSGTLETLLANAAPGTETAYPQMAHMLYQTKRLNDNLIQLLALYKQVGKPAYPFDMQPLAMGDLVAQVAGASRILLDSRHIKLETSADPDLVWHVDEDLIVGVLGHAINNAIHYTKDTIRLVIGVVDGDLEIRIEDNGAGYSAAMLEAGVSATLGARAGVNFLTNSTGLGLYFSSEVAKMHKHRQRAGRLRLENGGTYGGACFVLSLP